The Patescibacteria group bacterium genomic interval GATTGACCGCCAAATCGCGCAAATCCAAAGCCAACAATGAAGCAGTAATGTCATTTTCCCCGGGCCGTAAAGCCAGAGTGTATTCCAAGGGGAAGGTAGGGTTAGTTACGGCCTCTTGCCAATTAGTCATGATCTCAGAAAAAGTACATCTGACGCGAGGAGCTGTTCGGCCCAGTTGAATATTGATCAACAACTGGACTTGCAAATCAGGCTGGCAAATATCCACGCCATAATGCTGACTAAAATTATCAATAAAATCACCGAGAGCCGAGTCGGCGGCGTTAAGTAAATAAGCATTCCATCCCTCGGTAATATAAGCCGGTTTCTGACCCTTAAGCGCAGTAAAAGCAATCTTGGTAGCTTCACGCGTAACACTTCTAAGTAAAGTATCCAACGCTTTAGAAGCGGAATTACTTAAGGCATTTAGAAACTTTTTCCATCTGTCTTGATTTTTTGCCTTTCTTACTTCCGCCTTTAAATCAGCTTCTATTTGTTGCCCCGTACTATTATCAGAAACATATTTATTGCAGACGGTTTGAGCTTCAGCCAAAGCGCTTAATTTTGCGCTACAATCATAAAAGCCACAAGGGATGGCGGTTGCCGCCTTTTTTAACGCTTCACACATAGCCAAAGCCTGTTTAGCGGGAAGTCCAGCTTCAGCCTGACTCAAGGCTGTCTTTGCTTCGCCTAGTTGGGTCTCAAAAGCCGTCGCCGGATCTTGAGCTGAAACGCGTAATGGACAAAAAAAGTAAAAACAACAAAAAATTACCCCCAATAAGATCATTGGGTTATAAAGCTTCATTTGTTTATACTTATTCAAAAACATAATCTACAATATTTAAGTGGAGGTTGCCGTTGAAGAAACCACGCGCTTCTCTAATTCGCTAATAAATATCTGCTTCAGTTCATCATCGCCGGCGGCGTTTAAAATAGTGGAATCGCCGCCGGATTTAATCAGAATTTGTCTAATCTGCGCGCCGGACAACTCCTTAAAATCAGCCATAGTGGTAACACCGAATGATTCTAAATTAACATTAGCCCAACCGCTCGTAGCGGCGTCCGTCGTTTCTCCGATCAAGTCCGTTTGATCAATCAAATCATCTGTAGCACCCAAATCACCGCCAATTGCATAAGAAGAAAAAATAGTCGGGTCAATCAAGCCATATTGCTGTAATTGTTGCGCCATAGTCGGGTTATTCTGCAAATACTGGGCAAAAATCTGCATTAATTCATCGTCAGTGGTATCGGCTAAATCTTGATCACTAATGCCGCTGTCTTTTAACATTTGCCTGATAACGGACGGAGTCAAAGCCGAATAATTACTGGTCTGGCTAACAGTCGCTGTCGGAGTAGTCAAATCGGTGAGCTCAGAAGATAATGATCCGCTGACTGAAGGGCTGGCAGTAGAATCCATAGTGGGCAAACCAGTACATTTCTGGCCTTGCGGACAATTCGGATCGGTGCCTCTATCCACTTCCATTTTATCATCCAAACCGTCAGAATCGCTATCTTTGAGGTAGGGACTGGTATGATAAACGCTTAACTCAAGATTGTCGGCCAAACCGTCAGCATCCGTATCACGGGTCATCATGTCTCTAATCTGCGCCTGTTGCAAAGCCAGCCTTTCCGCGCGGGATTTGTTGCCGGCTTTAACTATATCCTGAAAAGGATTTTGACTGGCTAAAAAAAACTGCCAAAAACCAAAAACAAGGGCCATTAACCCGATTACTGCGATCAAAACTGTATGCATTTTTTCCTTGCCTGTAAGTGACTGGCTGATGCCTGAATCTTTGTTGGAGGCTATACTATTGCCTACTTCCAAATTTTTCAAATAATCAGGTTCTTTATCTTCACTTACCGGCTGGAATTTTTCACTACCTTCCATTTAGAGGTGTGGATAAGTTATGTATTAATTATACCACAAAATCGTTTTCGTAAAAAGATTTATATTAGAACATTTAAATAATGAATAAATCAAGGAAACAAAAAAACAATAATTACCTATTCTGTTACCTTATCGCCTAATTATTGTCTTATTTTATTATTTGATTGTTTCCGCCAATTTCACCCAATCTTCTACGCCCAAGTCTTGCGCGCGGATCTTCTCATCCATTCCTAACCCGATCAAAATCGAACGAACCTGCTTTTCCGGCAGATGCAATCCGCCGGACAAATTATTCTTCATTTGTTTTCTTTTGGCGGCAAAACCGATACGCGCCAAACGGAAAACCTGCTTGGCTCCAGCCGGCGAAGGTTGCTTTAACTTTATCCGGACTACCGCCGAATCCACCGCCGGAGCGGGCCAAAAACATCCGCGACCGACTTCAAACAATATCTGCGGCTCACCAAAAAGCTGGGCCGACAAACTCAACAAAGACATTTCTCCCGGCTTAGCCATCAGCCTTTTGGCCACTTCCTTCTGTAACATCAAAATCATTTCTGTTGGCTTTGGTCCGGTTTCCAAGAATAATTTTAGAAACGCCGCAGTAATGGAATACGGCAAGTTGGCAACAATGCGATAAGAAAAATCCGTAAATCCCTCAGCCGCCAAATTAACCCGCAAAATATCACCGGCAATTAATTTGATCTTAGGAAAATTGGTTTTAATATAAGAGATTATTCTTTCGTCTAATTCCACTGCCACTAAATTGTCAGTGGCCTTAGCCAGCTCTTCGGTCAATACGCCCAATCCCGGTCCGACTTCCAAGATTTTTTCTCCTGGTTCAACGCCGGCGGCGACCATAATTTTTTTGACAATATTGGCATCAATTAAAAAATTCTGCCCCTTGGACTTGGACGGCCTGATATCATACTGCTGGCATAAGGATTTAACATCAATCATAAACGATAAAACAAATAGAATAAAGTAAAAATTGCGCCAACGATGAACATCGTGTTCCAGCCCGGCGCCACCAACTGCAAAGCCAAGAAGCAGACAATCATGGCCGCTATCTTGCCCAAAACCAAAGTCATCTCAAAAAACACAATGGAATTCATCACCGAACTGTCCCTGGCATCCTTATAAACAAAAGCGGTAATCGGCACCGTCAGGGAATCCTTGGAGATGCGGGAAAAAATATCCAAAAGCAGCACCCCCCAAGGCAAACGTGTTACCAATTTAAGCAACCAGCTAAAAAAATAAAAAACAATGCCGTAGCCTAAAATTTGCTGACGAGGGCTCCTATCCGTCCAACGGCCAATAAACAATAGGACGACCAAAGAAATTAAAGTTGATACTGCTGAGAGAATACCAAGATTAAGATAAGTGCCGACCGCCAAAAAAACAAAAATCGGCCAAATGATCAAAATAATCCACTCTTCACCAAAGCCCAGATTAGCCCAGAACCTAAGTCTGTTTTCTTTGGCAAGGATACGCTTAAAAGCCTCGCGATAGCTGAATGGTTTAGGATCAAACTTTTCCTTAGTGATTAACATGGGAATATTAGAAACCAAAATGAGTATGGCAGTAACCACAAATAACACTTTGAAACCGTAAAATTGCACAATCAAACCACCGACTAAAGGAGAAATAACATAAACAATATTTAAAATAACGTACAAATTGCTAATTTGCCTGCCCTGCTCGCCATCAGAGGAAAACTTAGCAAAATTAGAATGGTAAGACGGCCAATAAAGCATCTTAAAAATTACATAGGGTATGGTCGCCAGCCAAACCGCAGGTGCAAAACGATTAGCGGAAAACAACAAAAAATACATTAACACCATAAAAGGCGTAGACAGGGCAATGGAGTTCTCGTAACCGAAGCGGCGGGCAAATTTGGCGCCAAACGGCACTAAGAAAAAATACGGAATATAAACCAACAAATAAAAAAGAATGATTAACTCTAATGTATTTTGCAAATTATTAGTCTGTGAAAAAAAAATATATAAAAATACCGGTTCAAAAATACTAACCATACAGACGGCAAAATCCAAAATAATGGAAGAAGCATAAAGCTCCTTCACCTGACGAGTCAACCGGTGAGCAAAAAATGACGATAAAACATTTAGTGGATTGCGGCTCATGATCTTCTAATTGTTTTATAAATAAAATATAACAAAGGATTAGCGACCAGATCATAAGCCCCGGCATACTTAGTCAGCGGGAGCTGAGGGGCAAAACCGACCTTAAACCTAGTCACGCCCGGCCATTTATCAGGATCGGCGCCAAAAAAGTCATAATGTTTGCAACCGCGGTTCTGTGCTTCCCTAATCATTTCCCATTGCAATAAGTATGGCGCCATTTTTTCCCGTGCCTCGTAAGCCGAAGCGCCATGCAGGTAATAACACCAACTACCATAGAACATCATAATGGCAGTAGCAACAGCTTGGCCATTAACTTGAGCAAAAACTAATTTTATTTCCGGCTGTTCCAGCATTTTCCGATAATATTCTTCGGGATGAACGGCTATATTATCACGCTTAGCTGTTTGTTTCATTAACACCAGGAACTCGCTTAATTCCTTTTGCGGATTAATGCTGGTTATTATTTTTACGCCGTGTTTCTGCGCCACTTTGATATTGTAACGGGTCTTAGGCTTCATCGCTTTCATCAAATCCTCTGCAGATTCGGCCAAGTCCAAAACTAGAGTACTCCGAGGCTGGACTTGCCCGCTGGACTTTAATTCATTGGCTATCAAAATATCGTCCCCCTCCCAGGCCGGATCCATCCTGACAAAAATCGCTTTTTCTTCTTGTGCCAACTTCTTCAATCCTGATAAAACATTTTCAAAAATCTCCTGTCTCTCAATCCTGGGCTCAGATTTGATTATCGGCCCTCGAGGCAGATAAAAATAACCCAGCCTGCCGGGCAGCGGCTGGCGAACAATCAGAGCCACGGCAATAATCTTATTACCATCCAACCAAGCCAGGCGCCAAATCCGTCGGCCATAAGACCGCTGAAACTCCCCCCAATCCCAAGATTGTAATAAACCTCCGTCAGCGGCATTAGCCAAGACGAATTCTTCCCAAGAACGGCGATTAAGATTAAAAACTTTTTCTAATTTCATTACTTATATCATAACATAAAAATTAAAAAGCCGCGAAACGCGGCAAAGTAAAAAACATTTTACCTTGACAAAGCGGCTAAAAATATTATATGATATTGTTTTGTCCCTAAATAACTGATACCATATTAATATGTCTGATAAATTACCACAAGTAGCGATTGTCGGCCGAGCCAATATCGGCAAATCAACCCTATTTAATCGCCTAATCGAGCAGAACAAGGCAATAGTCTCTTCTATTGCCGGCACTACTCGCGACCGCAACATCGGCATAGCCGAGTGGCGCGGTATCAGGTTTACTTTAGTTGACACTGGCGGATTGGACGTAGACCTGATTGAAGGCGCACCCGAAGAAATTGCGCAAGGTATCATTAAACAGGCTCAGCAAGCCATCAAAGCCGCCAAGGTGATTATTTTTGTCGTTGACCTGAAAACCGGCATTTTGTCTTCGGATAGAGAATTAGCCAAGGCCCTGCTTCAGCAAGGGTTAAGTTCAAAAATACTAGTGGTCGGCAACAAAGCGGAGACGGCTCGTTATGAAAAACACTCAGCGGGTGTAGAAAAGCTAGGCTTGGGCGAACCGTTATTTGTTTCTGCCGCTTCCGGCTCCGGTACCGGCGACCTGCTGGATGAAGTCGTTAAAAAGCTTCCACCGCAAAAAATCTCCGAACCGGACGAGCGAAAACCCATCCGCGTCGCATTGTTAGGCAAGCCCAATGTCGGCAAGTCGTCTTTGCTTAATTCCATCCTGGGCGAAGAAAGGGTTATTGTCAGCCCCTTGCCTCATACCACTCGCGAAGCGCACGATACTGAATTTGAATATCATGATCACAAGTTTGTCATCATTGACACGGCCGGCCTGCGCAAAAAAGCCAAAGTGGAAGGCGGACTGGAAAGGAAATCAGTTGATAAATCGCTTAGGGCGCTGGCCGAATGCGATGTGGCTGTCTTGGTTACTGAAGCGGACAAAAAAATTGACGTACAGGACAAAAAAATAACTCAGGCCATTTTAGAATCCGGCAAATCAGTGATCATTGTTGCCAACAAATGGGACTTAATCGGCGATAAGGACACGGCGACGATTGACAAGTTCGTTGACTATTATCACCTGTCTTTTCCTTATTTATGGTGGGCGCCCTTGATCTTCGTTTCCGCCAAAGAAAATTTACGCAGCAAAAAGATCCTGGACGTTATCCTGGAAATAATCGCCTCGCGCACGGTGGAGATTTCCGATTCGCGCTTGGATAAATTCCTAAAGTCCAAAATCAAGCAACACCGGCCGAGTCGAGGCAGAGGATTAAAAAATCCCTACATTTATAATATCCGCCAAGACGGCACCAATCCGCCCCGTTTTCTTATTAATGTTAATGATCCGGAGACTCTGCATTTTTCTTATTTGCGTTTCCTGCAAAACAACTTGCGCGAAACCTTCAAGATCATCGGCACACCCATTCAGATTGAAATGAGAAAATGGCAAGTAAAAAAATAATCAAAGTTAAAAGTTTAATCATTAATTATCAGCAATCAATCCTTATGTATTTAATAATGGGTCTGGGAAATCCCGGCAAAAAATACGAATCCACCTGGCATAACCTGGGCTGGT includes:
- the rsmA gene encoding 16S rRNA (adenine(1518)-N(6)/adenine(1519)-N(6))-dimethyltransferase RsmA gives rise to the protein MIDVKSLCQQYDIRPSKSKGQNFLIDANIVKKIMVAAGVEPGEKILEVGPGLGVLTEELAKATDNLVAVELDERIISYIKTNFPKIKLIAGDILRVNLAAEGFTDFSYRIVANLPYSITAAFLKLFLETGPKPTEMILMLQKEVAKRLMAKPGEMSLLSLSAQLFGEPQILFEVGRGCFWPAPAVDSAVVRIKLKQPSPAGAKQVFRLARIGFAAKRKQMKNNLSGGLHLPEKQVRSILIGLGMDEKIRAQDLGVEDWVKLAETIK
- a CDS encoding MFS transporter, producing the protein MSRNPLNVLSSFFAHRLTRQVKELYASSIILDFAVCMVSIFEPVFLYIFFSQTNNLQNTLELIILFYLLVYIPYFFLVPFGAKFARRFGYENSIALSTPFMVLMYFLLFSANRFAPAVWLATIPYVIFKMLYWPSYHSNFAKFSSDGEQGRQISNLYVILNIVYVISPLVGGLIVQFYGFKVLFVVTAILILVSNIPMLITKEKFDPKPFSYREAFKRILAKENRLRFWANLGFGEEWIILIIWPIFVFLAVGTYLNLGILSAVSTLISLVVLLFIGRWTDRSPRQQILGYGIVFYFFSWLLKLVTRLPWGVLLLDIFSRISKDSLTVPITAFVYKDARDSSVMNSIVFFEMTLVLGKIAAMIVCFLALQLVAPGWNTMFIVGAIFTLFYLFYRL
- a CDS encoding peptidoglycan bridge formation glycyltransferase FemA/FemB family protein, with the translated sequence MKLEKVFNLNRRSWEEFVLANAADGGLLQSWDWGEFQRSYGRRIWRLAWLDGNKIIAVALIVRQPLPGRLGYFYLPRGPIIKSEPRIERQEIFENVLSGLKKLAQEEKAIFVRMDPAWEGDDILIANELKSSGQVQPRSTLVLDLAESAEDLMKAMKPKTRYNIKVAQKHGVKIITSINPQKELSEFLVLMKQTAKRDNIAVHPEEYYRKMLEQPEIKLVFAQVNGQAVATAIMMFYGSWCYYLHGASAYEAREKMAPYLLQWEMIREAQNRGCKHYDFFGADPDKWPGVTRFKVGFAPQLPLTKYAGAYDLVANPLLYFIYKTIRRS
- the der gene encoding ribosome biogenesis GTPase Der; translated protein: MSDKLPQVAIVGRANIGKSTLFNRLIEQNKAIVSSIAGTTRDRNIGIAEWRGIRFTLVDTGGLDVDLIEGAPEEIAQGIIKQAQQAIKAAKVIIFVVDLKTGILSSDRELAKALLQQGLSSKILVVGNKAETARYEKHSAGVEKLGLGEPLFVSAASGSGTGDLLDEVVKKLPPQKISEPDERKPIRVALLGKPNVGKSSLLNSILGEERVIVSPLPHTTREAHDTEFEYHDHKFVIIDTAGLRKKAKVEGGLERKSVDKSLRALAECDVAVLVTEADKKIDVQDKKITQAILESGKSVIIVANKWDLIGDKDTATIDKFVDYYHLSFPYLWWAPLIFVSAKENLRSKKILDVILEIIASRTVEISDSRLDKFLKSKIKQHRPSRGRGLKNPYIYNIRQDGTNPPRFLINVNDPETLHFSYLRFLQNNLRETFKIIGTPIQIEMRKWQVKK